One genomic region from Melioribacteraceae bacterium encodes:
- a CDS encoding MFS transporter, with translation MTDTTPKAGIFKSFSKNFWTVIMMEFFERGSYYGMMSILSVYMTDQLSFSKESVGVIKSTIQPLLYILPILSGAIGDRFGYRRTLTFAFIFLGLGYFLTSQTTEYPMVFASLIIMAFGAGAFKPLISGTIARETNEGNSTLGFGIFYWSINLGAFLFPLILVPYIKNAFGWQYVMMASAICTAAMLIPTYLIYKEPKKPESKKNLGEVLKGMVLVLTDFRFIGLIVIYSGFWILYFQMFDSVLWYVQKYVDASSLNNAVNGLFAAVGINLNWKFDVEHVTVINAGTIILLQIIVSNIVKTKKALPTMITGITMGTIGMAVLAISTDIWVFMLGIMVFSIGEMTAHPKFISYVGLIAPEDKKALYLGYSFLYGVLGSGIGGILGANLYVHFVDNLNQPSLLWIIFSMIGVVTIIGLLLYNKYLAPKTKNV, from the coding sequence ATGACAGACACCACTCCCAAAGCCGGCATTTTCAAATCATTTTCTAAAAACTTCTGGACCGTAATAATGATGGAATTTTTTGAACGCGGTTCCTACTATGGTATGATGAGTATCCTGTCGGTTTACATGACAGATCAGCTCAGTTTTTCAAAGGAGAGTGTTGGCGTAATTAAAAGTACAATTCAGCCGCTTCTCTATATTCTTCCAATTCTTTCCGGAGCTATCGGGGACCGTTTTGGTTACAGGAGAACATTAACATTCGCATTTATCTTCTTAGGTCTCGGTTATTTCCTTACAAGTCAGACAACAGAATATCCAATGGTTTTCGCAAGTTTAATTATAATGGCATTCGGTGCAGGTGCATTTAAACCGTTGATATCCGGAACAATTGCGCGGGAAACTAATGAAGGCAACAGCACATTAGGATTTGGAATCTTCTACTGGTCAATTAACCTGGGTGCATTTCTATTCCCCCTCATTTTAGTTCCATATATTAAAAATGCTTTCGGATGGCAGTATGTAATGATGGCTTCGGCAATTTGTACCGCCGCTATGTTAATTCCTACCTACCTTATTTATAAAGAACCAAAAAAACCGGAGAGCAAAAAAAATCTTGGAGAAGTGTTAAAAGGTATGGTGCTTGTATTGACCGACTTCAGATTTATCGGTTTGATAGTAATCTATTCAGGATTCTGGATTTTATATTTCCAGATGTTCGATTCGGTCTTGTGGTACGTTCAGAAATATGTGGATGCTTCTTCGCTCAACAACGCGGTGAACGGATTATTTGCCGCTGTCGGAATAAATCTTAACTGGAAATTTGATGTTGAACATGTGACCGTAATTAATGCCGGCACTATTATTCTTCTTCAGATAATTGTTTCCAATATTGTTAAAACCAAAAAAGCACTTCCTACAATGATAACCGGAATAACTATGGGGACAATAGGAATGGCGGTACTTGCAATATCAACCGATATCTGGGTATTCATGCTCGGAATTATGGTCTTCTCGATCGGTGAGATGACCGCTCATCCTAAATTTATAAGCTATGTCGGCCTCATCGCACCGGAGGATAAAAAAGCTCTCTACCTCGGGTACTCGTTCCTGTACGGCGTACTCGGAAGCGGTATCGGCGGAATCCTCGGCGCTAATCTTTACGTCCATTTTGTTGATAATCTAAATCAGCCGAGTCTGCTCTGGATAATATTCAGTATGATCGGTGTTGTTACGATCATAGGACTTTTATTGTATAATAAATATCTCGCTCCCAAAACTAAAAATGTTTAA
- a CDS encoding efflux RND transporter permease subunit, which produces MSLSSISIRRPVLATVMSIVIVLFGIIGYTYLGVREYPSIDPPIISVSTSYPGANADVVESQITEPLEEQINGIAGIRSLTSVSRDGRSSISAEFDVTIDIEAAANDVRDRVSRAQRSLPADVDPPTVSKADADAFPILFLSVKSDKRNLLELSDLALNTFKERIQTIPGVSMVSIWGERRYSMRLWMDPAKLGAYKITPLDIRNALSRENIELPSGRIEGSSTELTVRTLGRLTTVEEFNNLIIRESDKVIVRFRDVGHAELYPENDRSILRRDGIPMVGVVVVPQPGANHIQIADEFYKRVDQIKKDLPEDISLSIGFDVTKYIRNSISEVQETILLAFALVILIIFFFLRDWRTTVIPIVAIPVSLIGTFFIMYLADFSINVLTLLGIVLAIGIVVDDAIVVLENIYRKVESGMHPIEAGIKGTSEIFFAVISTTVALASVFLPIMFLQGITGRLFVEFGVVIAGSVIISSFVALTLTPMLSSRILKQKEKHSRFYYKTEPFFNWLETSYRNTLDAFMRKRWLGFVIMGVSGMIIYFIGANLESELSPIEDRGEVRIQSTMPEGTSYEMMDNYIMNMTRVVQDAVPESDAVISVTAGGGGGGSSNSGFVRVVMKERDQRDRTQQEVADQLTRITSKLNDARSFVVQSQSISTRRGGLPVQYVIQAPDIERLREVIPKFLEAAQDDPTFANVDINLKFNKPEILVEINRTKARELGVSALDIAQTLQLAYSGQRFGFYVMNGKQYQVIGQVFRENRNKPLDLASLYVRNNRGELIQLDNLITIKERSSPPQLYRFNRYASATVSASLAPGKTIANGIEAMDRIAKQVLDEKFSTALEGASKDFVESSSSLLFTFMLALVLIYLTLAAQFESFRDPFIIMFTVPLAIAGAVLSLWYFGQTLNIFSQIGQIMLIGLVTKNGILIVEFANQKKAQGLSVIDAVKEAARLRLRPILMTSLSTVLGTLPIALALGAGSESRVSMGIAVIGGLIFSTILTLFVIPSIYSYFSEKTKTVSNIALGQQEKEILHIEKMAEVSK; this is translated from the coding sequence ATGAGTCTATCTTCAATTAGTATCCGCCGGCCGGTGCTGGCAACTGTAATGTCTATTGTGATTGTACTCTTCGGAATAATCGGTTATACCTATCTCGGTGTTCGTGAATATCCCAGCATTGATCCTCCAATTATCTCGGTATCAACGAGTTATCCGGGAGCGAATGCAGATGTTGTTGAATCCCAGATTACCGAACCTCTTGAAGAACAGATTAATGGAATTGCCGGTATCAGGTCTCTTACATCGGTAAGCCGGGACGGAAGGAGTTCAATTTCGGCTGAGTTTGATGTAACTATCGACATCGAAGCAGCGGCAAATGATGTTAGGGATAGAGTTTCCCGCGCTCAGAGAAGTCTTCCTGCTGATGTTGATCCGCCTACAGTTTCCAAAGCCGATGCCGATGCATTTCCGATCCTCTTTCTCAGCGTTAAAAGCGACAAGAGAAACCTTCTCGAACTTTCCGATCTTGCGCTTAATACATTCAAGGAAAGAATTCAGACGATTCCCGGTGTAAGCATGGTTAGCATATGGGGCGAAAGAAGGTACTCGATGCGCCTCTGGATGGATCCCGCTAAACTCGGTGCTTATAAAATTACGCCGCTCGATATCCGTAACGCCCTTTCAAGAGAAAACATCGAATTACCTTCAGGTAGAATTGAAGGGAGCAGTACGGAACTTACCGTTAGAACTCTCGGACGGTTAACAACGGTTGAAGAATTTAACAATCTTATTATAAGAGAATCGGATAAAGTAATTGTAAGGTTCAGGGATGTAGGACACGCAGAGCTTTATCCGGAAAATGACAGGTCGATTCTGCGCCGCGACGGAATTCCTATGGTTGGTGTTGTTGTTGTCCCGCAACCGGGTGCAAACCATATTCAGATTGCCGATGAATTTTATAAACGTGTCGATCAGATCAAAAAAGATCTTCCCGAGGATATAAGCCTTTCAATCGGGTTCGATGTTACAAAATATATCCGTAATTCGATCTCGGAAGTTCAAGAAACAATTCTTCTTGCTTTTGCACTCGTTATTCTTATCATCTTTTTCTTTCTGCGGGACTGGCGAACCACTGTCATCCCTATTGTTGCAATTCCCGTTTCGCTTATCGGTACTTTTTTTATAATGTATCTGGCAGATTTCTCAATCAATGTATTAACTCTGTTGGGAATTGTATTGGCAATAGGAATTGTTGTTGATGACGCAATCGTTGTTTTGGAGAATATTTATAGAAAAGTTGAATCCGGGATGCATCCAATTGAAGCAGGAATTAAAGGAACGTCCGAAATTTTCTTTGCTGTTATTTCAACAACAGTCGCTCTCGCATCCGTATTCCTCCCGATAATGTTCCTACAGGGAATTACAGGCAGATTGTTTGTTGAATTCGGAGTTGTAATTGCAGGTTCTGTAATTATCTCCTCCTTTGTTGCTCTTACCTTAACTCCGATGCTGAGTTCGCGTATTCTTAAACAGAAAGAGAAACATAGCAGGTTCTATTATAAAACAGAACCTTTCTTTAACTGGCTGGAAACTTCCTACCGGAACACTCTCGATGCCTTTATGAGAAAAAGATGGCTCGGATTTGTGATTATGGGTGTCTCTGGAATGATAATATATTTTATAGGCGCTAATCTGGAATCGGAGCTCTCTCCAATTGAAGATAGAGGCGAGGTTAGAATTCAATCAACTATGCCCGAAGGCACTTCATACGAAATGATGGACAACTACATAATGAATATGACTCGTGTTGTTCAGGATGCTGTACCCGAATCCGACGCTGTAATTTCTGTAACTGCAGGAGGTGGCGGTGGGGGATCTTCGAACAGCGGTTTTGTCAGAGTTGTTATGAAAGAGAGAGATCAGAGAGATAGGACACAGCAGGAAGTTGCAGATCAGTTGACCCGAATTACATCGAAACTAAACGATGCCCGTTCATTCGTTGTTCAAAGCCAGTCCATTTCTACAAGAAGAGGCGGATTGCCTGTTCAATATGTTATTCAGGCTCCGGATATCGAAAGACTTAGAGAAGTGATCCCGAAGTTTTTAGAAGCCGCTCAGGATGATCCGACTTTTGCAAATGTTGATATAAATCTTAAATTCAATAAACCGGAAATTCTTGTAGAAATAAACAGAACGAAAGCTCGCGAGCTCGGAGTATCGGCTCTCGATATTGCACAGACTCTTCAGCTTGCTTATAGCGGTCAGAGATTCGGTTTCTATGTAATGAACGGAAAGCAGTATCAGGTAATAGGTCAGGTCTTCAGGGAAAACCGGAATAAACCGCTCGATCTCGCATCCCTGTATGTAAGGAATAACCGCGGTGAACTGATTCAACTCGATAATCTAATTACTATTAAAGAAAGAAGCAGTCCGCCCCAGCTCTACCGGTTTAACAGATATGCCAGCGCAACTGTTTCTGCAAGTCTTGCGCCCGGCAAAACCATTGCCAATGGAATTGAAGCAATGGACCGTATTGCCAAACAGGTTCTCGATGAAAAATTCTCTACTGCGCTTGAAGGTGCTTCCAAAGATTTTGTGGAGAGTTCGTCGAGTCTGCTCTTTACCTTTATGCTTGCGCTCGTATTAATTTATTTGACTCTCGCAGCCCAATTCGAAAGTTTCCGCGACCCGTTCATTATTATGTTCACTGTTCCTCTTGCTATTGCCGGTGCTGTTCTGTCGTTGTGGTATTTTGGTCAAACATTAAACATTTTCAGTCAGATCGGTCAGATCATGTTAATTGGATTGGTAACAAAGAACGGAATTCTGATTGTTGAATTTGCGAATCAGAAAAAAGCTCAGGGCTTAAGCGTTATAGACGCTGTCAAAGAAGCTGCGCGATTAAGGTTGCGCCCGATTCTTATGACGAGCTTATCTACTGTGCTTGGTACTCTTCCGATAGCTCTTGCTCTCGGCGCAGGATCTGAAAGCCGGGTATCGATGGGTATCGCGGTTATTGGCGGACTTATTTTCTCCACTATTTTAACATTGTTCGTAATACCATCCATCTATTCTTATTTCTCCGAAAAAACAAAAACTGTTTCAAATATTGCATTAGGTCAACAGGAAAAAGAAATTCTTCATATTGAAAAAATGGCAGAAGTTTCAAAATAA
- a CDS encoding efflux RND transporter periplasmic adaptor subunit, whose translation MKNKKRIISIISVIGIIATLVLLKIDFSGEESSSPGPQTGRRQITVDGMIIEPQRLQNKIFTNGTTLSNEEVELRSEASGKITEILFEEGKRVKKGDLLVKINDAELQATLRKNLSRESLAKDKEARFKQLLDKNMTSQQEYDVALSELNSVTADVEFTRAQIEKTEVRAPFDGIIGLRSVSVGSFISTQTSIANLQNINPIKIDFSVPQKYFGILNAGKSINVKLPSFGRSYTGKIYAVEPKIDENTRTIKARATVSNDRGELTPGAYVEIEIILEDMNTAYLVPSFAIVPDIEGEKVYLYKNGKARLTSITTGIRDEKNVQIISGLSKGDTVVVSGIIQLRPNMPVKIGAVN comes from the coding sequence ATGAAAAACAAAAAAAGAATTATTTCAATCATATCGGTAATTGGAATCATTGCAACTCTGGTCCTGCTTAAAATCGATTTTAGCGGAGAAGAATCTTCTTCGCCCGGACCTCAGACGGGAAGGCGGCAAATAACTGTTGATGGAATGATAATAGAACCGCAGAGACTTCAGAACAAGATTTTTACTAACGGAACAACATTAAGTAACGAGGAAGTAGAGCTTAGAAGCGAAGCATCCGGCAAAATTACCGAGATCCTCTTTGAAGAAGGAAAACGGGTTAAGAAGGGGGATCTCCTAGTTAAAATTAACGATGCCGAACTTCAGGCAACATTGCGTAAAAATCTTTCGCGGGAATCACTTGCTAAAGATAAAGAAGCCAGATTCAAACAGCTGCTTGATAAGAATATGACCAGTCAGCAGGAATACGATGTTGCATTAAGTGAACTGAATTCTGTAACGGCAGATGTTGAATTCACACGAGCTCAAATTGAAAAGACCGAGGTACGTGCACCGTTCGATGGTATTATCGGTTTGAGAAGTGTAAGTGTCGGAAGTTTCATTTCTACTCAGACAAGCATTGCAAATCTCCAGAACATCAACCCGATTAAAATCGATTTCTCGGTTCCGCAGAAATATTTCGGTATACTCAATGCGGGAAAGTCTATTAATGTTAAGCTTCCTTCCTTCGGTAGGTCATACACCGGAAAAATTTATGCGGTTGAGCCGAAAATCGATGAAAATACAAGAACTATTAAAGCAAGAGCTACCGTTTCTAATGATAGAGGAGAACTTACTCCCGGAGCTTATGTAGAAATTGAAATTATTCTCGAGGATATGAATACTGCTTATTTGGTTCCGTCTTTTGCAATTGTCCCAGATATAGAAGGTGAAAAAGTATATCTGTATAAGAACGGCAAGGCCCGGTTGACTTCTATAACAACAGGTATACGTGATGAAAAGAATGTTCAGATAATTTCCGGATTATCAAAAGGCGATACAGTTGTTGTATCCGGGATCATTCAGCTCAGGCCGAACATGCCGGTTAAGATCGGCGCGGTTAACTGA